TTGCAGGGCCAGCGGAAACTCCTGCCGCTCCTTCACCAGCAACGCCAAGGCCGCCGCAATGCTGCCGCCCGCGCTGTGGCCGCCAATGGCGAGGCGGCTGGCATCGTAGCCTAGGTTAGCTGCTTGGTCATACAGCCATTTTACCACCTCATAGCTTTGCAGCACCGGCGCCGGGAACGGGTGCTCCGGGGCCAATGCATAGTCGACGTTCACTACTAGGCATTGCGCGTGATGGGCTAGGTAGCGGCACAGCGGGTCATCTTGCTGCGGGTAGCCGAGCATAAAGCCGCCCCCATGGAAATTCACATAGACTGGCAGAGGACCATTGAGTACGGCATTGGGCCAGTAAAAAGTAACCTTGGCGGGCCCGTAAGTCGTGGGTACTACTCGTTCCTCTATGGCGCGCATCTCTACTTCCGGCAGCCCTAGCTGTTTGGTTTTGAGGCGCATTCCTTTGATGAACTGGCGCAACAGCGCTAACCGAATACGGCCCGCCGTGGTGATGGTAGCACACTTATCAGCTTGAATTCGAAACGGTTTACTGCGGAAGGCCCACGTAAGTATGCCTGCGCCCAGGGCGGGCGCGAGGAGCAGGGCAGCGGTTTTCTTTTGCATAATCGGTTATGATGGCGCTGTTAAGAGCAGCGGGAAAGCTAGGTCGTTGGCGAGAGGCGTTTGAGCTGCTTTCATACGGAAGGCGGGACAAAAAGGAAGAAGCCTTTCCTCGTTCATTCATAATTGGGAAAGAGGCTAGTTCTAAGCTCCTTTCCTTTTTTAAGGAGGGGTTGGGGGTGGTTCCTTGTCGTTGAACGATACTAGTTTTAGGTTTCTAGCTCTAGTCTGACCACCCCCAACCCCTCCTCAAAAAAGGAGGGGAGCTTTTTAGCTCTAGCTTCTCTGGAAGTGGAAGCGCCCTACAGTTCGTCGGCGAAAGCCGCACCACATCCGCCTGATCCGACGCTTCGGTAACCTTTAGTTTCTGACGCCCCGGCTGGCGGCCACTTTTGGGTCATTCAAACGCCCCAAAGCCATGAAACGACTGCTACTTGCGCTGCTGCTCCTGCTAATTGCCACCTGCCACCTTGCCGCCCAAACCTCAACGACTACACTCAGCGGCACCATCCGCGACGCGGCTGGCCAACCTCTGCCCGGTGTGAACGTGTTTCTCAAAACCACCTTCGACGGC
This Hymenobacter sp. GOD-10R DNA region includes the following protein-coding sequences:
- a CDS encoding alpha/beta hydrolase; translation: MQKKTAALLLAPALGAGILTWAFRSKPFRIQADKCATITTAGRIRLALLRQFIKGMRLKTKQLGLPEVEMRAIEERVVPTTYGPAKVTFYWPNAVLNGPLPVYVNFHGGGFMLGYPQQDDPLCRYLAHHAQCLVVNVDYALAPEHPFPAPVLQSYEVVKWLYDQAANLGYDASRLAIGGHSAGGSIAAALALLVKERQEFPLALQILDYPSLNIAERTRHKHVLSRRKQVLSVELTAFFKHVYAPCPTDWTNPLASPLLADDLTGLAPALIITAEYDLLREDGNAYAEKLRQFDVPVTHREFQGVDHAFTHNGPKEAAEQAWNLMRGALKEAFHVQHEPLPFNLTEELD